The Mercurialis annua linkage group LG8, ddMerAnnu1.2, whole genome shotgun sequence genome window below encodes:
- the LOC126659666 gene encoding uncharacterized protein LOC126659666 — protein MEAAIMKVKAIEATPESFKEYGQVIEASSDGGKFGPQDAQLDLGQGIPRFYIMRLQDRPLEFSDITHHASVTQCLGAVGGGVWFLGLAKPSILDSKDVKEGVDGNNNSIVQSPCGHFYVPPSVDEVRVFRISGSKFVKLDKGTWHAGPLFTEDSMDFYNLEMSNTNVVDHTKHDFNKQNGVVFSIE, from the exons ATGGAAGCAGCAATAATGAAGGTGAAAGCAATAGAAGCAACACCAGAAAGCTTCAAAGAGTATGGCCAAGTTATAGAAGCTTCATCAGATGGTGGAAAATTCGGTCCTCAAGATGCCCAATTGGACCTTGGCCAAGGAATTCCTAG GTTCTACATTATGCGGTTGCAAGACCGGCCGCTCGAGTTCTCGGATATTACTCATCACGCAAGTGTGACTCAGTGCCTTGGTGCTGTAGGAGGTGGAGTTTGGTTTCTGGGATTGGCTAAGCCATCAATTTTGGACTCAAAAGATGTAAAGGAAGGAGTAGATGGTAACAATAATAGCATTGTGCAGTCACCTTGTGGCCATTTTTATGTGCCACCTTCTGTAGATGAGGTTCGAGTGTTCCGAATTTCGGGGTCTAAATTTGTTAAACTTGACAAGGGAACTTGGCATGCTGGTCCGTTGTTCACGGAGGATTCCATGGATTTCTACAATTTGGAAATGAGCAACACCAAT GTAGTGGATCATACAAAACATGATTTTAACAAGCAAAATGGAGTGGTGTTCTCAATAGAGTAG
- the LOC126661151 gene encoding transcription factor bHLH133-like isoform X1: MGKNDHDRCPFLFPPANYGSPPSSPSSTPSSDSSPPPSYSCTYSSSHYSCHSSPSITSPFAYLSTTRPISSTPASPSADCGKHNQLCAEHNYLANNFITEEIRVEGDFEASSIIKSLQDPKEVASLCLVPSQASQGYNDCSTTIYLKRRREGHDESIREGKKKMFQHTFDIVIENPKNDFFRVPSVQMEVPREKLGDKLTILQNIVSPYGKTDTASVLLETIGYIKFLQGQVEILSRHRMTKSGHNVREVAIFGVKFQVDEQVDLRSRGLCLVPISLTISSM, encoded by the exons ATGGGAAAAAACGATCATGATCGCTGTCCATTTTTATTTCCCCCCGCCAACTACGGCTCTCCGCCCTCTTCTCCGTCGTCAACACCGTCATCAGATTCATCGCCGCCGCCATCTTATTCCTGCACTTATTCTTCCTCTCATTATTCTTGTCATTCTTCGCCGAGTATTACTTCTCCGTTCGCATATCTTTCAACTACTCGTCCAATTTCTTCGACGCCGGCTAGTCCTTCGGCTGACTGTGGAAAACATAATCAGCTATGCGCAGAACATAATTATTTAGCTAATAATTTCATTACAGAAGAAATTAGAGTTGAAGGAGACTTCGAAGCTAGCAGTATTATCAAGTCTCTGCAG GATCCTAAAGAAGTTGCGAGCCTTTGCTTAGTTCCTAGCCAGGCTTCGCAAGGTTATAATGACTGCTCGACGACAATATATCTAAAGAGACGG AGAGAAGGACATGACGAAAGTATAAGagaaggaaagaagaaaatgtTTCAACATACATTTGACATAGTCATAGAAAACCCAAAAAATGACTTCTTTAGAGTTCCATCTGTACAG ATGGAAGTACCCCGAGAGAAGCTTGGAGACAAACTCACAATCCTTCAGAACATTGTGTCCCCGTATGGAAAG ACTGATACAGCCTCTGTGCTATTGGAAACAATTGGCTATATAAAGTTCTTGCAAGGTCAAGTTGAG ATATTAAGTAGGCATCGGATGACAAAAAGTGGACATAATGTAAGGGAAGTTGCCATCTTTGGTGTAAAATTTCAGGTCGATGAACAAGTTGATCTCAGGAGCAGAGGTCTTTGTTTAGTTCCTATTTCGCTTACCATCTCATCAATGTGA
- the LOC126661151 gene encoding transcription factor bHLH110-like isoform X2, with protein MGKNDHDRCPFLFPPANYGSPPSSPSSTPSSDSSPPPSYSCTYSSSHYSCHSSPSITSPFAYLSTTRPISSTPASPSADCGKHNQLCAEHNYLANNFITEEIRVEGDFEASSIIKSLQREGHDESIREGKKKMFQHTFDIVIENPKNDFFRVPSVQMEVPREKLGDKLTILQNIVSPYGKTDTASVLLETIGYIKFLQGQVEILSRHRMTKSGHNVREVAIFGVKFQVDEQVDLRSRGLCLVPISLTISSM; from the exons ATGGGAAAAAACGATCATGATCGCTGTCCATTTTTATTTCCCCCCGCCAACTACGGCTCTCCGCCCTCTTCTCCGTCGTCAACACCGTCATCAGATTCATCGCCGCCGCCATCTTATTCCTGCACTTATTCTTCCTCTCATTATTCTTGTCATTCTTCGCCGAGTATTACTTCTCCGTTCGCATATCTTTCAACTACTCGTCCAATTTCTTCGACGCCGGCTAGTCCTTCGGCTGACTGTGGAAAACATAATCAGCTATGCGCAGAACATAATTATTTAGCTAATAATTTCATTACAGAAGAAATTAGAGTTGAAGGAGACTTCGAAGCTAGCAGTATTATCAAGTCTCTGCAG AGAGAAGGACATGACGAAAGTATAAGagaaggaaagaagaaaatgtTTCAACATACATTTGACATAGTCATAGAAAACCCAAAAAATGACTTCTTTAGAGTTCCATCTGTACAG ATGGAAGTACCCCGAGAGAAGCTTGGAGACAAACTCACAATCCTTCAGAACATTGTGTCCCCGTATGGAAAG ACTGATACAGCCTCTGTGCTATTGGAAACAATTGGCTATATAAAGTTCTTGCAAGGTCAAGTTGAG ATATTAAGTAGGCATCGGATGACAAAAAGTGGACATAATGTAAGGGAAGTTGCCATCTTTGGTGTAAAATTTCAGGTCGATGAACAAGTTGATCTCAGGAGCAGAGGTCTTTGTTTAGTTCCTATTTCGCTTACCATCTCATCAATGTGA